Genomic segment of Ficedula albicollis isolate OC2 chromosome 3, FicAlb1.5, whole genome shotgun sequence:
TTGCCTCAGATGTATCAGGGCAGTAATCAGATCCTAACTGCATCCATGAGGCACTGTCCCTggggaatattttttccttgcctcAGATGTATCAGGGCAGTACTTATTCACATTGACAGACGATTCTAAGACTTCAGAACGAAAAATCTAAACACCTGCTAATTGTGGATGGCCCAGAAAACCCTCATCAGCTGCATTTTGGAGATTTGAACAAAAAATAAGATTTCATTCTACCTTAAACTAACATAACTTCCAATGTTGGTCCTTTTTTTACTATCAGAAAAGCTTTCATTATAATGATGAGTTTCATATCAAAATTTTAAGACTTTCAGAAGATACATTTGTTGAGTTTGACTGTAGGTGAGTGGCACAAGCAAGACTCACTTCAGAGTGTTTCCTACACTTGCTCTAGACTATTTTTCCACAGCACTTTCAACCCTAAGAATGACTAATAATCCACAGACCATCCTCACCTTTCCAGATTATTGCACTTTTcataatgaaatataaaatcagGAATCTATCAATAAGACCAGCAATGATGAACACTGACAACAACTTTGCTGAATAATGTACTGCCTAGCAGGTTATCCCTCTAGAAATAATTGGAATATTCTGTTTCTGTTGGACTGATGCAATGAGCCTGCATCTTTTGAAGATCTGAACTCAAAATTCAGGGTCTATGAAATAAAAGAACCAAATTCCCCTTTATTGAAGACACtgtttgtaaataaataaatgaacaaagaGCTCTTAATCTTACTTTGAAGACTTTAAGTCAGGCTCTAGAAAGAAACTAGGCAATTTTCcaaaagaatttttcaaagCACAATGACCGCAGTCTATCAGTAACAAAAGGGGAAAGCAAATTCAGCTGAATTAAAACTgcttcagacaaaaaaaagggagcaaagaaaacaacaatgattaagaaaaaaactgtGGTTATTGGTCACTTTATTCTACTGCTAAAAAGTGTTAATCAGTCACAATGAATTAGCTCagttaaagcaaaacaaacaaacaaacaaagaaaaccccacaaaaaatcccactgaaagTAAATGTTAAAGCTATGTGCACCTGGGCTGCTGGAAGAGTTATCAATAAGAGTAATTAACACATACTAGAGGTATACACATTGTCACATCAGGAGTTTTACAAATTAAGGCATTATTGGGGTCTACGCAAGAGAGAAGAATGGCAGGCAATAATTTTACCGAGAGGCTGGGGAAAAAACTGACTTGGCAATAATTTTACCGagaggctggggaaaaaaatcacttgcctggaattaatgaaaatttcCAGAGGTATAAGGAAGGAGTGGAGGTGTCCTGTGAAATGACACTACTCTGGAGTCCTTGAGGAGCTTTTTTTGAGGGCAATCCACTTctgaaatatattctttttgGTAAATCACATTTCACTTAGATGAAGTTTCTcccaaagaaaaaatgaagtttctcCCAAAGGTGAAGACTTGTCCTCCCAAAGAGAAAAGGTTACAAGATTCACatcataaatggaaaaaaaatcacagtatttaTACAAGTccagatttttactttttataaaGGGACACTGTATCTGAGTCTTCATTCTCCTTGTTATATACTCATTCTTTCTCCTTAGAACCACTGCTGTCACGTGCAATCACACACAAATTAAGGCTagcagatgaaaaaataaaggaaatcaaATGCAGAATCTGGTTTTCAGCAGGACAGCTTCTATTCTTACAGCAGAAAACaggcagaattttaaattattttactaaaaaCAACTCATATATGTAATAAAAATCTCTATACATTTACACACACTCTGTTTTCTGCCATCTCTGTAACCAAGATAGGAAAATATGTTGACAGTCACCATTGCTTTCCTTTAGCCTgtcagctgtgtttttctttcttgtaaaaGCCAAGGAATTATGTACACAAGGGTCGTGGCCTGATGCTACCTGGCCAAAGAGGAGCCCTGCCTCTGCAAGTGCATAGATTCAGTGATCTAACAGGGTATTTCACAGTCTGGTTTTGTGACTGAGTTCATGCTTGACATGACTCCTATCTATGTGCAAATGCTCCCCATTCCTTATGAAATAATCCATGAACATTCATTGGGCTTCTGCGGAAGGAAGAAAATCCCACACCACAACCACTACTCATAAAAGGACTGGGAGAATTTGTCCTGCTGACATTTGGGAGCCTTGTCATTCTCAACTGGTTTCCCTTTCTTCTTAGTGGTTGGTCTTTATTTAATTAGATAATaggttatttattttctgatccTCTCTAATCTTTTTGAAAGGATGTGGGAGATGGAGGGGAAGTATCCATACATTTAATTAATACATCTGTTACACACAGAAGAGTTATGAAATATCAAAAACAGTCACCATTCGCctagttttggttttatttatttgatataATCAGCAAAAGTCTTACTGGTTTCAGTGAGTTTGGGGCAATGCCAAGTCATTTTAAAAGTCctattttccctttctaaaCTGcactaaaatttaaattatattgcAAACATGATCAACTTTACCTTTCACAGAGAGATGCTAGTCTTTATCACCTCCTTATATATTACAtgtaagcattttttttaaatcatagcACTGCCTCTGCAAGAAATCTGTATTAgcagatacagatacagatatcTGTAAACTGTAAAAAGTTAAATTCAAACACTTGACCACTTGTAACAATGTTGTCCTAACCATCTGTGGTTTTCTGTGACATTGCAAATTCAGTATCCCAGAACTCTGTAATAGATAAGTAGTCTTATATAAAGGGGGTATTagcaccacttaattagtggcttgtctgcagtttcttctgtcttcacttagagtcaggattaaaaaacacaaaggagacaAATTTTCTCATGTTCGGGCTTGgctgtttattaaatcttatctaaagtacagagagttcagcaacacttctagcCACCAGCTAAGAGTGAGCAAAGTGGAAGTGAACCTAGGTAGCTccaaggtctcttaaagctaaacagtccaatagagaaataacacctatattatttcTACTCTTGtcccaataaccaaactcctgtgacctgcagtgcagcactaactgtccaatCAGAAACTACTccctgaaaccatgaagaagaaggaagaatatCACAAGGAGacaacaccccaaatcctccatcttgtcccatactCTTTACTATATTATAGAAGCCTCAAATTTAAAATCCTTCAtcatgtgaaatcacacacttctattttaGCTGCACACCTGCGACTcttaactccatcactcaaatttggaagctgtCTCAAAGGCCCCAGATCAAAAGCAATGTTCTCCAGGGGGTGATTGTCAGAAGGCacagaaagccaaaaaaattctaggtttctgggatccaacagtCTTATTGCCCACAgttgttaattttcttctgtgtcattTCTGTTATTATGGCAattcaaacaggaaaataatattttctatcCTTAAATAATAGGAACTAGAGAAATGTGCAGTTATAAAATATGATCCAGACTTCTTTCACCTGAAGTATTCTTTTCTGATGCTGTTTTTTAATCAGCCAtctctaattaaaaaataaacctgtaGAAAAGAGGGTGATATTTTTGTCTGAATCCAAAGTTTTCATAACTTCATGTTAAGTCTAATCTTACTTAACAGCTCTGACAATGGCCATTAGGATGGCAGCAACTGAATTCTGTTATTAGAAGGGCTGGCAAATATCAAAAACAACACAATGTCCACATTTATTTGAGGCccatttccaagaaaaataaagctcctactactaaaaaaaaaatgcatgtcaataaaaaaaaaaggtaaaaggaCTGACCTATatatagcagaaaaaaataatatttgctaATGTGTGCCAGAACAGATATCCATGTTCCACAGAAGTGGAAATTGAAACAATCAGAGAATGAATTCTTACTTGGTGAGTCCCCAGatgggggcagagggaaggcCAAACTGCCTGTATATCATACAGTCCAATCTTTGTTATATGTAAAAGGGACATATGCTGTAGCCAGAACCTTTTTTTGTGATGTGTAAAGCAATAAAGTTAGTGGTATTAAATCTTCCTGAAAATATCAGATTCTTATGCATGCATTATTTTGTTACAGGGAGTAGAAAAGAATCTTGTAGtcttttttcatgtatttgtcTCCAAGGGCAAAAGGAAGATTTGCTATAATGTAGAAGAACTTAACTGCCAGAATGACCCCAGAATGTTCCAAGGCATATCCCCTTTTACTTGAAGTCAGTTTCTAGTACAAAGTTACacctttctttaaaacagagtATCTGTGGCTTTGCCAatacaaaaggcaaaaataaatttcaaccTGATTGGTTTTGGCTCATCCTGTATGATCAAGCTAAATTGTAATCCTGAATCAAGCACTGAACTTACAACAGGTAAGGTTGATTCCTTACCTGAATATTTGTGTACAATTCCCACCCTTATCACCCTCCACAAAGTAGCAGCCACTACCCTTCCACATGGAGAAGCAGAGGCAAGTGCTTACACATCTGCATTCTTTCCAGAAATCTGTCTCATCAGCCTTTCATTGTGAACCTTATTGCAGGGACTACACATTGGCTAAATCTATGGCAGCCcagagaggagggggaagaagaaggTGCCTACATAGTCCATGCACACACAAGAGTGTGTGTCAAAATTTAAGTCTGAATTTTGGGCCACAgctatggagaaaaaaaccctgttagatactggggaagagaaaaggatCCAGAGAAGCAGAATCTTAAGGCCCATTGACACCACCAGCATCAAATGAAGGATAGGGAAAGGGATAAGGTCTTCCATTCCACCCCTCAAACTTTAAGGAGGAAATTTTTGAGCACCAGGTTCTGATGTCATGCAAGAGCTGGATAAGGCCTTGGGAGACTGCTTAAATATAAGTACTgaaaatcattattattttataggtaaatttcaatttttttaaacactctATAGTAGTTTTTTGCATGTCCTTCCAAATTTTGTATCATTTTTGGGCAGAgttgaaaaaaggaaacactggTTTTGGATATTTTTGCAAAGACATTTCCTTCAGGTATTTCTGGTAGAAAACTAGTAGACTTCATTTATTACCCCAGCTCTGATGTACACTTGGTGGTAGAATTGACTACACAACGCAGTGTGGGACCTGGCCATGAGCACCTTTAAGCCATTCTGATGATTCTAGCCGCTCTGTAGTCTTTGTAAGTAATaccaataaaaagaaaaaaagggatttctctcacagcaaaatgtatttgcatACTCAGACCAAGAGACCAAGAACAGGTGAGGGAGTCTGGGCTCCATTCCTGCAGAACGAGAACAGcttttttgtcctcttttgGCTGTATGCATCACAAAACTTGTACAGTTCTGTATATGCTGTGTAGCCTTTCTCAATTGATACTGCAGAaccaaagggaaggaaaataccTAATACTGAGATGTGAGTCTCCAAGATCATTTATTAAATTTACCTCTCCTAGCACTCTTAAACtaaccaattaaaaataatgctttttccTCCAAAGGAATTTTGCAGCAAAGCAATAGAGGATAGCATGAAACAATATATATGGTATTCCAAGTCAAAATTGCAGCAACAAGTATACATTAGAGATGGGAAAAATTCAAGTCCACTAATTTTCTACCAGAAATAACCAAAGgaaatttctttgcaaaaaatatcaaaaacaGCATGTGCTTTCTTCAATCAACTCTGCccaaaaaaatgtacaaaaattgGAAGGACATGACAAACTACTGCAAATTtgtgttttggttgtttttttttttttttaatttttaaattgaaattcaTCTATAAAATAGTCATGCTTTTATGCACTTACATTTAAGCAGCCTCCCAAGACCAGTTGTATTAATCTTAGTGGCGTAGACAGAAAAGTGTTTGTGTTGTCTTGTCATGGTATTAAGCAGTTAGAGAAGGCTGGCTATTTCTAGTACAGAGAGAATTAGAAGTGCAGTGTTTACTGGACCACAGGCAAGTGGCCCATGAGTCAGACAAATTGCCCCAAACATCCATAGATAAATCCTTCCTGCTTTATACCTCCTTCTGCCACAtgttcctgcccctgtgcctgctctggtTCTCACTTAGCTACCTCATGGTCACTAAATCCATGAAAATATACCTGCTGAGACTGCAGACTGGGTTTTTTCAAGTAAATGAAAGCCTCAACACAATGTAAGtgtttccaaaataaaagaaactatACCATAACAAGCTGGTTTAAGTGTCGTTTGAGCCTTTATTAAAGAGAAGcatggaaaatataaattctgaTGCTTCTTTCTATATAGGTACATTAGAAATGAGCAAGAAAACTTTCAGAAGGGGTTAACTTTGTCACTGCGAGTACACTTACTGCAATACAAACCTGTATATATTAGTGAGGATAATAGATTTCTCTGATCTTGGTAAGATGATAACAGGAGACATCTGAGCTCTCATGTTTCAGGGGATTCTCAGTCCCTAATTGAATTACTGTTGTTCTTTCCAAAGCAGCCAGGGCCCTGCAAATTTGACTTCATGTGACAGCTAAAACACATACTTAACAAAGGATAGGCATGTGTTTCAcatagaaacacacacacacacacaaagataCAGAGAGTCTTGAAAACATGGGAACAAAAGGGCTTTTAAGATATGGTAAGTTAATTACTGTGCAATTCCAAGTTTAAAATCAGTTGCTTAATACAGTCTGATAGATACAAATCATGGCACAGCCCTACAGGTTAAACCATGCATGTGTGACCATACAGTAATTTCAGCTGTGAATGATAGCCAAAATGTGTATGTTCAGAATATTTAGAGtttttgaaaagtaaataaGGTAGCTCAGATTCTCACTAAGAAGAATGTGAAACACAAATGTCCTTAGTGGGAAAAACTGTTACAATTCAGGTATCCCAATATTGTCATCAAGCAAGTAAAACTTCATATGGAGAGAGGTAGAAAAGTAATAAACTTGGACAGACATAGCAACAAAGTGCTCAGAAACATTCAGAGGCAGGGAGTTGGACAATAACGTTATTGATGCCATACGATTTATTTGCATATAGGCAAATATTAGAGTTTTATCTACCAGTATTTTAGGTAATATTTTTGAAGTGCCAGTTTTCATTGCTGTGTTTTATATGTCACTGAAAATTGCTAATGCTCATGCATACTAAATTGTTATCTGTtgcaaaatgttaaaaatatacttGTTTCTGTATATGTGCTCTTTGAGCTAATTTTGTCTTCTAGCAAAAGTATCTCAAAGCAGCAAGAATAAGCATTCAGGATAAAGAGTTTTCTTTATGGATCTTCTTCTCTTAGCAGTGCAGCAGATGAAGTAACAAGGAATCTACCCAGCAGGTGAATTTCTATTAAAAGCTTTCTATGCCTTGGCAGTGGCTCACAGCATTGACATTCTTTCACAAAACACTTTGCATCAAGGAATCAGCATTTTTTTAGTGACAAGTCATTTAATAAAATTCCCGACCTGGTCCAAGTACAATGGCTAAACAACAGTAATGCAGTTAGAATGGTTTAAAAGGTGTACCAGAATGTAAGTTTATTGCCACctgtaaaaaaatctgcagcacaCAATAAGGATGGTGGCTCACTGGAGAAAACAAGAAGTTATTGTCTTGGCAGCCTCATGATTTTGTTCTCCACCTCAACCTCTCATGAGGCAAAATGTTTCCTGCACGTTCCAGAATCACTCTTCTGAAATGGGAGCTTCATGCTTTCTGAGCTAAAcagcctcagccctggctgACACCAGTGCCTGATTTTAGCCTGTCATTAGTCAGCACACTATCAGACCTGCTCTGTAAAAGCATGATCACATCAAACCACAGTTTCACACCAGTGGACACATCCAATATCCTCATGTGAAGAGTGCATTTGTTTCATACCTGCCCCAACCTGCTCTTATATTCCTCACTGCTTAGAAAATAAAGCCTCCTGCAACACAAAGTACACTCCACGCTGATGCTCAGCATATTACTTCTGTGGTGAAAAGACTTCACAGACTGTCAAATAAATTCTTCTTAGGACACTATCCTAAATTTCCATTAAgctacaggaaataaaatattttataatatattttcaaaacacataGTCATTTGTCCTCTGAGTGCCCCAAGAATGTTTACAAACTGCTGTGTAGGCAGGATAGTAAAGCAGTTCTGGCTAAAAGGTCAGTTTAAGGGTTTAGGGCAATAATGCCCTGTTTATAGAAGTGAGGAAGAAGAGGCCATAGAAAGGTAAgggctgaaaataaaacataataaaaactACAATTTCATTCTGTTGTTCTACAGGAATGAACAACATCATCCAGTCCTACTTTCCCCTGCTGCCTAGAAGGCCCTTGTTACAGCTGCAGTTTATAACGTCAATCACTTGAAGgcagaaaattttcctttctatgGGCAAGTATGCAAACCACTCAGGTAGGTTAGGACAACTGACCTGAATACTTTaggaaaattttttaaaaaattaaagtgtgGGAAAGACAGGATCTTCAGTTCATAAAGggaagatggattttttttattaagtgaATAACAGAAATCTGAGACTTTCTGTTTCAGCTCTGTCACAGGCCCTTTTGTGACCCTGACCTGTGGTCTGAATGCATTTCTCTTGAAGTCAACACGAGTTTTATAACTGTCATTACAAGAATCAGCATGATTTAAGAAATTTCAGCAACACTTGTTGACCTCGCATCCATCATGGAACAGCACGATGCAGACGCACACTACTGAAGCTGTGCTCGTGGCATTCAGCTGGTGCAGCCTGGCCCCTTCCCACGCAGAGATCCCAGCTGGGGATCAAAATAGCGTTACCCCGTGCCATGCTGTGCCCGTGCCGGTAATCTCTCCCTCTCAGCCTATCTGCACAAGAGACATCTTGACAGTATAACAAAGAGACTAAATGAAAGACGGACACTTGACAGCTGGACCTGGCAGCTAGCCATTCCACAGGAGTCAGTGCAATAAACAGTGCACACTCACGCATAATCTAAATCATCACTGCAGAActttatctcatttttctttccttctgtagGAATTGCCCTTTGTTACTGTGAGTGTAGGAACACCAAAATCATCAATATTCTACCTAACTAACTAAATTTATATTACTACACATTTAACCTGATTGATGTTAGAGCTAAACAGCTTTCCAAACACATCACTGCCTGATTTAGCTTTCCTTTAGAAGGAATaccttccaaataaaaaaaaaaaatactctaaGTTGAAGGAGAGCATTTTTAATTCAGGTCTAGAACAAAGGTTTGAGCCCCATCTCCATCATTTTCACCGCTGTCCAAGCTGCCGGCCTGCAATCTCCTCCTGCTGAGGGCCCAGCGCCGGACGCTGCCGGCCTTCTCCTTCACGCCCATCCTGCCCCACACTGGCTCCATCTACCGCAGCGACATCGTCCAGCCCCTGCACGCTGGAGGCCAGGGGGGCAGCTTCCATGAGAGCAGGATGGGAAGGAGGGGTGTCAGCtgaaggaggaggtggagaaCAAGTTTGACAAGTGGCAGGAGGTGGAGAACAATTTTGACAAGTGGCAGGAGCCCGCCCCAGCGAAGCCACTGCCAGCGCCGCTGGacaggcagagggacaggaggggaggCCGGCGGTACCAGAAGATGAAGGAACGCTTTGGGGCTGACGGAGATCTACAAATAGGCCAACAGGATGAGCGTTGGGGATATTGAGGAGGACTGACGGAGATCTACAAATAGGCCAACAGGATGTGCGTTGGGGATATTGAGGAGGACGGAGGATGCCTACCATGAGGACCTTGGGTTCAGCCtgggccagctgggcaaggctGGCAGTCGCCACATGCACCAGACTCAGGTCAACGAGGCCATCAAGGCCCAGATCAGCAAAACCCTGCAGAGGACCCTGCAGAAGCAGAGTGTCACCTACAGGGACAAATCCATGATTCGGGAGCACAGCTCGGGCACAACCTTCAGCCACCTGCAGAGGTTCAAGATTGTGAACTCGCAGGCAGACAGGAAGTGACTGAGGCcaaccagaaatatttttccagtatGGCCAAGTTCCTCAAGGTCAAGGGGGTCAAAATCCTCTAAAAGCCCCCTTGAATCCCCAAATCCTACCTTGTGCCaccctctccccttccttttccaTCAGAATTTGGGTTTTGAGGAAGTTTTGGGGGGTCCTCAAGATCAAGGAGGACAAAAACAGGTTCTCCACCCCCTGACTCCAtagggaccccaaatcccaccctgaaACCCCAAATTACCAGGGattccccccccctccccaccccccagTATTACCTTCCAGAACTTTTTTATAAATATGGGAATTTGTGGTTGAAGCATCTTGGGTGAGTTGTGGGGGGATTGAGGGAGGATGAGGGGGtcctggagggattttggaTGGTCCTGGATGGATTTTTGCAGGTCCTAGCTAGATTTTGGGAgtcctggggagaaaaaaaaaaaaataggcatcAAAATTACCCTGGAATTTGCAGAAAAATTGTGCCAGAAGACACACTATGCAGCATAGGGACCTCTTTCTTCAAGTAAGGCGTCcagcaaatctgaaaaatatattgcCCAATGTATCAAATGCAGCTGAATATTCATTAGACAATATCAGTGGGTATTTATCTACTTAATTTATTCTGCTCAAATGACAATTCTGCCTTCAACAGCATTTACACAATTGTATGATAATAAAGACCTGGGTCATGAAAGCTTTGCTGGAAACTAAAACattgaataaaaatatgatgATAAAATGTTTATGAAtgttttccaggatttcatactttctcctgctccagcaatAGCgctattttctgttttgca
This window contains:
- the LOC101820131 gene encoding LOW QUALITY PROTEIN: U4/U6 small nuclear ribonucleoprotein Prp31-like (The sequence of the model RefSeq protein was modified relative to this genomic sequence to represent the inferred CDS: inserted 2 bases in 2 codons; deleted 1 base in 1 codon; substituted 2 bases at 2 genomic stop codons) yields the protein MGTKGLLRYAPSPSFSPLSKLPACNLLLLRAQRRTLPAFSFTPILPHTGSIYRSDIVQPLHAGGQGGSFHESXDGKEGCQLKEEVENKFDKWQEPAPAKPLPAPLDRQRDRRGGRRYQKMKERLGLTEIYKXANRMSVGDIEEDXRRSTNRPTGCALGILRRTEDAYHEDLGFSLGQLGKAGSRHMHQTQVNEAIKAQISKTLQRTLQKQSVTYRDKSMIREHSSGTTFSHLQRFKIVNSQAXQEVTEANQKYFSSMAKFLKVKGVKIL